GGAGCGTACCTTTGTAACTTTTGTCGCTACGCCAAGAGGTGTCCAGGTTACCCTTGAATACTTTGTGCATTGATGTTTCAAGGAGCTCAACGGAAGAGATCGATTTTATTCGATCCATCATGTTTCCGAAATTGCTGTGTTCGGAGAGAAGAGAGGTCGCTAGTTGACCGGACGATATCCAGAAGTTCCACTGCTGCTCACCATTCCTTGCAGTCGGCACAGACCATCCCGTCCTCGTCGCGCCAGCGTTTCTCGACGCTGGACCCACAACACGCACAGTCCGCGCCGTCAGGCGTCCAATCGTACGTCGCTCTGGCGGGTTCGACGTCGTCGGAGTCCAGTTCGGATACGTCCTCGTCGGTTCCGTCGGTCTCGTCGGTTCCGTCGGTTCCGTCGGTTCTGTCGGTTTCGACCGGTTCTCCTTCGGATCGCTCTTCAGTTACCGGTTCGTCGTCCACCTGCTCCCCCTCTCTCGATTCGTCCGTGATCCGCTCGTCCGGTTCGTCCGGGTCGTCCGTTGTCCCTGCGAACTCCGAGAGCGACGTATCCTTCGGCACGGTCCCGCCTACGAAGCCCCAAGCCGTAAGCGTGACGGAGCAACCAAGTACCCCCGGTACGCAGTGGCACGTATGGCAGGACTCATCTCGAACATCAGCGAACTGATTCGCCTGTTCGGCGACGTCGCAACGGCATCGGCAAACCCCATCCCCGCGATTTTGCTCCTGTTCGGGGCGATCTTCGTCGGCTTCTCCGTCCTTCTGGGGATTTACCTCGTCATCGGCGCGATAGGCGGCGTGATCACCGCCGATTCGCCCGGTCAAGCGCCGCCGCAGTGAGCGATATCGCTTCTTTTCGATCCGGACCGAGCGGCGACCCGGCGACGAAACTGTCGGTGTAGTCGAGCACGGCGGCAATTCTGTCAGCCACGGCTTCGGGTTCCCCGGCGATACAGAAGGCGTCTATCATCGCGGGCGTGACGGCGTCGAACGCCGCCGAAAAATTCCCCGCGCCGATCTTCTCGCCGATTTCGGACGCCAACTCGCCGTCGATTCCGTGTCTGTCGAGCACCGGCCCTGCCGCACCGCCCGCGATGAACGCCACTGGTGGGCGGGCCGCTTCGCGCGCCGCTTCGCCGTCTTCGGCCACGCTCACGCAGGCGTACGCCGCGAAGTCGAACTCACCCCGCTCGTCGGGGCGTTCGTCCAACCCTTCCGCGATGCGCTCGCTCGCCCACTCGAAATCCCGCGGGTGCGAGGCGTTGACCAGCGCGCCGTCGGCGTGTTTTGCGCTCATCCGGAGCATGTGCGGTCCCTGCGCGCCGACGTACGCAGGAATCTCCCCTGCGTCGTAGTTCAGTCCGGCGTCCCGCGCGGTGAACGTCCCCTCGTGGGTCACGCGCTCGCCCGCCCAGAGTCGCTTCGAGACCTTCATCGTCTCCAGCACGCGACGAAGCGGTCGGTCGCGGTCGATACC
The genomic region above belongs to Haladaptatus sp. R4 and contains:
- a CDS encoding 5,10-methylenetetrahydromethanopterin reductase yields the protein MRAIEITPEDPISELVELGETAENAGFDTLFASSHYNNRDPFTVLSRIADATEDIRLGPGVVNPYESHPVTLASRTATLDEASDGRAVFGVGAGDRSTLRNLGIDRDRPLRRVLETMKVSKRLWAGERVTHEGTFTARDAGLNYDAGEIPAYVGAQGPHMLRMSAKHADGALVNASHPRDFEWASERIAEGLDERPDERGEFDFAAYACVSVAEDGEAAREAARPPVAFIAGGAAGPVLDRHGIDGELASEIGEKIGAGNFSAAFDAVTPAMIDAFCIAGEPEAVADRIAAVLDYTDSFVAGSPLGPDRKEAISLTAAALDRANRR